The following nucleotide sequence is from Prosthecobacter sp..
ACTCCAATGTCGTAATAGTGCTGCTGCACGATCTCATCACCTTCCAAGCGCACATTGATCTGCGGCACGGCTTTGAGGGCTTCAACAACGGCTTTGATGAAGAAACTCATGAAGCCGAGTTTGATGCCATTTTTTGCGACAAAGCTGTCCTGCAGCTTGGAACGCAGCGCCATGACGTTGCTCATGTCGCATTCGTTGAAGGTCGTCAAAATGGCAGCCGTGCGTTGCGCGCTGACGAGCTGATCGGCGATCTTTTTGCGCAACGGAGTCATCTTCTTGCGCGTCACGCGGCCATCGGATGAAGCGGGCGCTTTCGCAGCCGGCGCGGGAGCTGGTTCCGGCTTTGGCACGACCTTGAATTCGGTGACGTTGCTCGGTTTCGGCTCAGGCTTCGGTTCTGGTGCCGGCTTGGGTGCTTCCACCGCCTTGGCAGCAGGAGCGGCGACGCTTTCATCGATCTGGCCCACAACCGCGCCGACTTCCACATCGTCACCCGGTTGCTTGCCAATGTGCAGCGCTCCGCTGGCCTCGGCGGTCACTTCAGCGGCGACCTTGTCTGTTTCGAGCGTGAGCAGGATGTCGCCGACTTTCACGAAGTCGCCTTCTTTGAAGTGCCATTTGGCGATTTGACCACCGGCGACGGATTCGCCGAGTGCGGGTATTTTGATGTCGGAGGGCATGACGGGGTGTTTTGGAAAATGATCAAGCGTTGAAGGCGGCCTCGACCAGGTTTTCCTGTTCGAGCGTGTGGATGGCCTTTGATCCGGCGGCGGGGCTGGAACTGCGCTCGCGGCCAGCGTAGCGGAGCTTGTGGTTGGAGAGCTCTTCGAGGCGCGGGCGGATGTAGTAGTGGGCGCCCATGTTGCGCGGCTCCTCCTGGCACCAGATCCATTTTTTCTGCGCACGCGGATACTTGGCGACGATCTCCTTCAGCATCTCGTAGTTCAGCGGGTAAAGCTGCTCGATGCGGATGATGGCGGCGTTCTTGATCTTGTTCTCGGCGCGGAATTCAAGCAGATCATAATAGACCTTGCCGCTGCACAGGATCAGGCGCGTGATGCGTTCCGGCGGGGCGAGGAGCTGGTCGTCATCGAGCACTTCCTTGAAGGTGGTGCCTTCGGCCATGTCGCTGAGCTTGGAGACGCACTTCGGATGGCGCAGCAGGCTTTTGGGCGTCATGACGACGAGCGGCTTGCGCGTGCTGCGCTTGAGCTGGCGGCGCAGCGCATGGAAATACTGCGCGGGCGTGGTGAAATTGCAGACCTGCATGTTACCGCCGGCGCAGAGCTGCAGGAAGCGTTCCAGCCGCGCGCTGGAGTGCTCGGGGCCCTGGCCTTCGTAACCGTGCGGCAGCAGAAGCGTCAGGTGACAGGGGCGCTGCCATTTGCTTTCGGCGCTGGCGATGAACTGGTCGATGATGACCTGCGCTCCGTTCACGAAGTCGCCGAACTGCGCTTCCCAGCAGACGAGCAGATTGCTGGTGAGCAGCGAGTAGCCGTAATCAAAACCGAGCACGGCGGCCTCGGACAGAAGACTGTTGTACACGCAGTAGCGGCCTTGCTCGGCGGCCAGGTTGTTCAGCGGGATATGGCGCTCACGTGTCTGCGAATCATAAAACACGCTGTGGCGCTGGCTGAAGGTGCCGCGTCGCACGTCCTGGCCGCTGAGGCGGACGCCATGGCCTTCGGTGAGAAGCGTGCCAAAGGCCAGGGACTCGGCATAGGCCCAGTCGATTCCTTCTCCAGCCTCCAATGCTTTCTTGCGGGCAGCGAGGAAGCGTTTGGCGATGGTGGGATGCAGATTGAAGCCCTCCGGCACTTCCAGAAGACGCTCGCCCACTTTTTTCAGGTCCTTGAGTTCGACGCCGGTCTTCACCGGATGGTAGTCATATGCCGCCTGCGGCATCGCCATGCTGCCTTCAAATGGATTGCCGCCATCGGCGTGCTTGTCACGATCAGCGAGCGTGGTGATGCCCTGTTCGAGTTCGTCTTCCAGCTCGCGCTGCAGCGCGGCGGAACCGGCTTCGTCAAGCACACCCGCCGAAGCGAGGTCGAGACGGAACAAGGTCGCGGTGGAAGGATGCTCGGCGATGGAGCGGGCCATGTTCGGCTGGGTGAAGCCGGGCTCGTCCGTCTCGTTGTGGCCATGTCGGCGGTAGCACACGATGTCGAGGATCACATCCAGGCCAAAGGTCTGGCGGAATTCGAGCGCGAGCTTCGTCGCATGCACGACTTCCATCGGGCAGTCGCCATTCACATGGAGCACAGGCGCCTCGATCATCTTCGCCACGTCGGTGCAGTAATGCGAGCTGCGGGCGTCCTCCGGCATCGTGGTGAAGCCGATCTGGTTGTTCACGATGACGTGGATCGTGCCGCCGGTCTGGTAGCCGGGGAGCTGCGAGAGATTGAGCACTTCCGCCACGAGACCCTGGCCGGCGAAGGCCGCGTCACCGTGGATGAGCACGGGGATGACTTTTTTGCGGTCCTTCGTGTCGCCCAGCGCGCGCTGGCGGGCACGGGCCATGCCTTCGACGACGGGATCCACCGCTTCCAGATGGCTCGGGTTCGGCGCGAGCATCACGCCGATGGAATCTCCGCCGCTGGTCTGGCGCACGGTTTCAAAGCCCAGGTGATACTTCACGTCACCATCGCCACTGACCATGTTCGGCACATAGTTTTCGCTGAACTCGTAAAAGAGATACTCCAGCGGTTTGCGCAGGAAATTCGCCAGCACGCTGAGACGGCCGCGGTGCGCCATGCCGAGGATGATTTCCTTGCCGCCGTAGGCCGGCATGCCTTCGAGAATGGTCTCCAGCGCCACGAGCATCGACTCCCCACCTTCCACCGAGAAACGCTTCTGCCCGACGAAGCGGCGGTGCAGGAAGCGCTCAAAGGTCTCCGCCTCCAGCAGCCAGCGCAGCGCGTCGATCTGCGCCTTTGCCTCCGGTTTGGCGTCCAGATCGCGGCCTTCGATGCGCTCCAGCAGCCAGGTGCGCACCTCCGGGTTGTGGATGTGCATGAACTCGAAGCCCGTGCGTCCGCAATAAATGCGCTGCAGGTCCGCCAGCATCGTCTTGAGCTTCATCGGCTGCCCGCCGCGGAACAGATGCGTCTGCACATCCTCTTCGAGCTCGTCCGCCGTGAAGCCGAGGCCCGCCAGCGTGAGCGAGGGAATCTCCGGCCCTTCCTTGTCCAGCGGGTCGAGATGCGCGGCCGTGTGGCCGAGTTCGCGGAAGGCATACAGCGCGTTCGACACACGCATGCGGAAGTTCAGCGTCTTCTCGGAGAGCGGTGTGCCTGCCCCGGCGGCCGACTCCGCGCCTTTCGTGGCCAGACGGGCCATGCCCAGTTCAAAACCTTCAAAAAACGATGACCACAGCGGTTCGACGGAACCAGGGTCTTTTTTCCAGTCCACATACTTGGACTCAAGGAAATCCGCATTGGCGCGGTACGGCAAAGTGGCACTCATGATAGGGGGCGTGGAGAATGCGCCCTTTCGTTCCGAGTGCAAATGCGGAAAGGCAGGATTTGCCGCTCTTTTCGTGGGTAAACCGCCATCCCCAACAACGGCGCGTTTGCGGGCAACGCACCCCGCCTGCCTCACGCTCCCGCCAGCTCGGAAACGCTCCATCCCAACTCGGAGAAGCTCGATACGAACTCAAAAAAACCTTTTCCGAGCCGGAAAACGCTCAATCCGAGTTCGGAAATGCCCGGCCCGGGCGCGGAACAGGTCGGCCACCGTTCGGAAACATGCAGACCGAGTCCGGTGACGTTCGACCCCGATTCGGAAAAGGTCGGCTACCGTTGGGAAAGACTCGATCCGCGATCGGAAATGCCCAACCCGAGTCCGGGGAAACTCGACCCCGATTCGGTCCTGCATGATCCGAGTCAGGAAAAGTTCAGCCGCCGTTGGGAAAGCCTCGATCCGAGTCCGGGGAAGCTCAACCCGAGTTCGGAAACGCTCAATCCGCGCTCGGAAAAGCCTTTCCCGAGTCGGGAAAAGCTCAACCCGAGGAGGGGTGTGGGGTTCAACGCTTTGATTTCCAATGGGTCATCGGATTTCTTTCCTGATTCCCTCCCCTTGGTTTACCACTCCTGGGGTTACTGCCACCAACTCCATGTTTGGCCGGACGAAATCGTGATTTGCCGCCACCCATTCGCGATTTGGCGGCACGCAAAGCCGGGATGACGGCTGTTGGGCCGGGATCGACTGATGGAAATCGGCTCCTGGACGAACCCATCCGCGCAGGACGAGCGAACCGGTGTCAGGGTGCGAAAGCGGGACGGGCATCCATTCTCTTTGGCATGGATGGCGGGCGTGGCGGGTCTTCAAGTCCCCATCCAACGTGCTTGCGACCCCATCTTGGTTTGGGCAGAATGGCCGGAAACATGAGTGCTTTGCAGCCCCCAGCCATGCCGTCTTCCGAATCATGAGCACCGTGACCACTGTCAAGAATTTGCACCCGCCTTGACGGATGCGCTGCGGAGCGGGATGATGGGTTGAAATGAGTTCCAGATGGAAAACTGCGGCGCGAATCCTGGTGGCGTTTTTGTTACTCATGGGCACGTGGTGGCTGTGGGTGATGCGGGGGCATGAGGGCCGCACTTTGGGCCGCCTGATCGATGCCCGGGTGATTTCGCAGGCTCATCACTGCCGGCTGCTGTTTTCGACGGGGCATTTCCGGGAGAACAGGCATGTTTTTGAGTGCGCGGCCGGAGACATCCTGGATGCTGACAAGGGAGGTGTGGCTTTTCATCCGGTTGACTTTGAGAATGAAAATCATGCCAGATTCTTTGCAGAGCGCATCCGCCCGCTGATGGACGGCTGCATTCAGCCGCCGGTGGACTGGAAGAATGCCGTGGTCTGCAATGGCGAAGGCAAGGGCCTGCTGACTGAAGTGTTCACGGTGAAGGCCGGAAGCCGATGCTTTGTGGTGCTGGATGTGTTTTAGAAAAGGAAATGGGAAAACGGGGTCGGTGTGCAACTGGCTGACAAACCAAATCGAGAAGAACGCAAGCGGCCGGGTTCCCCATGGGAGGCGGGGCCGAATGATCTGAGATCATCCGCAGCGGCGTGCGCCCTCTTTTTTCTTGTATCAACAGCGGTTTTTTGCCACAAACACACTTCACCCAGGCCCGTTTCACCCCGTTTCCTTGAGTGGAGGCTTGCGATGTTCTTGAAACACACATATTCTCTTTTATTGCTGCTCATTTTTTCGGGCACCGCTAATGAATGCATTGCGGAGAATGAAAAACGCATTGTGGTAATGTCTCCACACCGGCGAGTACTACCACATACCTCGCTCGCTGATTTGTCCGCAAAGCTGGATGCCGATTCCGTCTATTCACTACAAGTCGTTGCACTCACATTGCCCATTGGAAGCGATTGGGTAGTGCTTCAAGGGTTGCCGTTCAGGAAACTCAACGAACTATTCCTCTGGATTTCATGTGAAGAGGTCAAAGCTGGTGCTTTGAGCTCCCTAGCCCACCTGCCTCTTGCCACGCTCTCAATTTTTGCCAACACATCTGGAGCGACAATCGACGTTTTGCCAATCATGGGATTAGCCGAGCGATTGGAGATAGGTGATCCAGATGCTTTTTTCGGGAGGAAGCGCGAAATTGATATGGCGAAAATACATCTAAAGTTTCCCACGCTAAATACGCTTGGGTTGCCGAAGGAGTGGATCGACGCACATCCTCAGCAAGTCATCGTGCTCAAGGCTAGCTTCATTATTGTGAATGTTGACATTGGTGCAAAAATGAAATCAGCAATCGAGTTGCTCGAAAAAAACGGAGCAGATCTATTCATTCAAACTGAAAAATGAACCCGTACGCCAACCAATAGCGGGAAGCGGCAGATGTCACCGGATGCCAACCAATGGCAGATGAACCCACGAGCCAACCAATAGCGCGGGACGTGCCAGCCAATTTGGGAAAATGAAGTTATGACCGCCGCTTCGTCTGAGCTATGAACATCAACCCACCGTCAAGAATTTGCACCCGGACCCCGTTTCCCCTCTGAAATAGCTATGAAGACGTCACTTGTATTGGCCGGCATTGCAATGTGTTCTCTATTTGTCGACTGTGGGCGTCGGGGAAGTGGAAGCACGGTTCGGAAGGCCTCGGCCTTGGATAATGTGAGAATCGCCCTCTTACGAGAGGTGAACGAACATATTTTGAGCAAAGGTATCGAAGAAAAAGTGCCAGTAGATAAAGCAGTTTATGAGCTGGTAGCGCACCACCAAGAAAGGGTCGGATTTTGGGTTTCTATTCAAGGGCCAAAAAATCGAGTATGGATCGTAGAAGACGAGAAGGCAGCGTTGTTGTCTGATCCACAAGATATATATTATAAAAGAATACTTGGTGTTAAAAAAGATGGTGCTGTAGTTGCGACTGACGCTGGGCTCTTAAAAAGAGAGTTTCCATTTGATGGTGCCAAACACTTTTTCATCGAACCAAAAAATGAAAAATGAACCCGCGCGCCACCAATAGGGGAAACGGGGTCGGGCTGCAACTGGCTGACAACCCAAATCGCGAAGAACACAAGCAGCCGGGTTGAGCATTGGAGGCGTGGCCGAATGACCTGAGATCATCCGCAGCGGCATGCAGGCTCGGTTGATCCCGAAGCCGTCAGGCACTTGCCTTCACTCCGGCCAGGTAGCGCAGCACCTTCGCCAGCGTGGGGCGCATGTCCTTGCGGTCCACGATCATATCGACGAGGCCGTGCTGCATCATGAACTCGGCGGTCTGGAAGCCGGGAGGGAGGTCGGCATGGGTGGTTTCCTTCACCACACGCGGTCCGGCGAAGCCGATCATGCACTTCGGCTCGGCGATGATGATGTCGCCGAGGGTGGCGAAGCTGGCGGTGACGCCGCCGGTGGTCGGGTGCGTGAGCACGGAGATGTAGGGCAGGCGGGCTTCCGAGTGGCGGGCGAGGGCACCGCTGGTCTTGGCCATCTGCATGAGGCTGAGGATGCCCTCGTGCATGCGGGCGCCGCCGGAGGCGGAGAAGACGATGACCGGCTTGCGCTCGGCGGTGGCGGCCTCGATGGCGCGGGTGATTTTTTCCCCCACGACGCTGCCCATGCTGGCACCGAGGAAGCGGAAGTCCATGATGGCGACCAGGACGGCGATGCCCTCGATGGTGGCGTGGCCGGTGACGACGGCCTCGGTGAGCCCGGTCTTGGCCTGGTAGGCCTTCACCTTGTCGAGGTAGCCTTTGAAGCCGAGGGCGTTCACAGAATCGAGATGCTTGTCCATCTCGACGAAGCTGCCCTCGTCCACCAGGCTGGCGATGCGCTCGTCGGAGCCGATGGTGAAATGATAGCCGCAGTTCGTGCAGACGCGGAGGTTTTTGGAGAGCGCCTGCTCAAACAGGCTTTCGTTGCACGAGGGGCACTTCGTCCAGAGGCCTTCCGGCATGTCGCGTTTCTTCTCGCCTAAATCGTCAACAGAGCGTTTTTTGAAAAATCCCATGGTAGGTCAATCGGTGTGGACGTCCTGCGATGACGGACCTGATAGAGCGTCTCCCCGAGTGGCATGTCGCAGGAGTTGCCGGAAGGAAAACCACCCGGCGTTCGCACTGTCAGGCCCGGCGAGAGCCGGACGCGGGGCCGATCCTAGCCGCGTGCCGCGGTGATGACCACCACTTTTTCTACCCCGCCCTCACGTCGCAAAATTCGGGCGCACTCGCTGGTCGTCGCTCCCGTGGTGAAAACATCGTCCACCAGGAGAATGCGGCGGCCCTGAAGGTCGGTTGGGCGCTGCCAAGGCCGTGGTTTGGGCAAAGCAAATGCCCCGCGCAGGTTCCGCAGCCGCTCGTCGCGATCCAGATTCGCCTGCGTCTCGGTCGCACGGACGCGCACCAGCGCTTTCGCAGCAGGAATACCGGTCAACTGCGAGAGCCGCTGGCACAGCTCCCAGCTTTGGTTGAACTCCCGGTCCAGCTCGCGGCTGCGATGCAGCGGCACCGGCACCAGCAGCCAATCCGCGAGATTTTCCCGCGCCAGCCGGGGCTCCTCCAGCACCCGCAGCATCAGCGTGGCCAGCGCCCCACGCAGATGCAGGCGGCGGTCATACTTGAACTGATGAATCAGCTCCCGCATCGCCTCCTCGGCACGACAGGCCGCCACGGCGAACTCAAACTCCAATTTCCGCCCGCTACAGTTCATGCAGCGGAACTCGTTCGTAAAAGCTCCGTCATACACCTCGCCGCATACCTTGCAGTAAGGCGGCTCCACCAGCGGCAGCGATTCCTCACAACTGCGGCAAAACCAGGCCTGTGCACCAGAACGCGGTGTCTCCTGCGGCAGTGGTATGCGGCAAACGCTGCACAAACGCGGATAAACCAGATCCACCACGGCCGCCCACGCCGTCTGCAACATTCGTTGCAGACGTGATTCGGCGGGTGGGCCAGGAAAGGGCATGGCTGAAGTTAATGGCGATTTGCAGCAAGCCAACTGCGAGCCTAATTGCCCGCATGGCACGCATCGGCACCCCCCTCTCCTCCACCGCAACGAAAGTCATGCTCCTCGGCTCCGGCGAGCTGGGCAAGGAAGTCGTCATCGAACTGCAACGCCTCGGCTGCGAGGTGATCGCCGTGGACCGTTATGCCAACGCCCCGGCCATGCAGGTGGCCCACCGCAGCCACATCGTTTCGATGCTCGATGGCGAGGCGCTGCGCCGCCTCGTGGAAGTCGAAAAGCCCAACTGCATCGTCCCCGAGATCGAGGCCATCGCCACCGACACGCTGCTGGAACTGGAACAGGAAGGCTATCGCGTCGTCCCCACCGCCCGTGCGGCCAAACTCACGATGAACCGTGAAGGCATTCGCCGTCTTGCCGCTGAAGAACTCGGCCTCAAGACCTCGCCGTATGTGTTTGCGGCCACTGAAGAGGAGTTCCGGGCGGCGATTGAAAAAATCGGCATGCCCTGCGTCGTGAAGCCGATCATGAGCAGTTCCGGCAAGGGCCAGAGCGTGGTGAAAAAGAAGAGCGACATCGCCAAGGCCTGGAAATACGCCCAGGAAGGCGGACGCGCGGGCAAGGGCAAAGTCATCGTCGAAGGCTTCGTCGAGTTCGACTACGAGATCACCATGCTGACCGTGCGCCACGTCGGCGGCACGTCGTTCTGCGCCCCCGTGGGCCACACGCAGATCAAAGGCGACTACCGCGAGTCCTGGCAGCCGCATCCGATGTCCAAAAAAGCGCTCAAAGCCGCCGAACAGATGGCCGGGGCGATCACGGAGGCGCTCGGCGGCCGCGGGCTCTTCGGCGTCGAGATGTTCATCAAAGGCGACCATGTCATCTTC
It contains:
- the sucB gene encoding dihydrolipoyllysine-residue succinyltransferase, whose amino-acid sequence is MPSDIKIPALGESVAGGQIAKWHFKEGDFVKVGDILLTLETDKVAAEVTAEASGALHIGKQPGDDVEVGAVVGQIDESVAAPAAKAVEAPKPAPEPKPEPKPSNVTEFKVVPKPEPAPAPAAKAPASSDGRVTRKKMTPLRKKIADQLVSAQRTAAILTTFNECDMSNVMALRSKLQDSFVAKNGIKLGFMSFFIKAVVEALKAVPQINVRLEGDEIVQQHYYDIGVAVGTERGLIVPVLRDADQKSFADLEKDILGYAAKAKEGKIQVSDLTGGVFTISNGGVYGSLLSTPILNPPQSAILGMHSIQQRPVAVDGQVVIRPMMYLALSYDHRVVDGKEAVTFLIRVKDCIENPARMLVGA
- a CDS encoding 2-oxoglutarate dehydrogenase E1 component — its product is MSATLPYRANADFLESKYVDWKKDPGSVEPLWSSFFEGFELGMARLATKGAESAAGAGTPLSEKTLNFRMRVSNALYAFRELGHTAAHLDPLDKEGPEIPSLTLAGLGFTADELEEDVQTHLFRGGQPMKLKTMLADLQRIYCGRTGFEFMHIHNPEVRTWLLERIEGRDLDAKPEAKAQIDALRWLLEAETFERFLHRRFVGQKRFSVEGGESMLVALETILEGMPAYGGKEIILGMAHRGRLSVLANFLRKPLEYLFYEFSENYVPNMVSGDGDVKYHLGFETVRQTSGGDSIGVMLAPNPSHLEAVDPVVEGMARARQRALGDTKDRKKVIPVLIHGDAAFAGQGLVAEVLNLSQLPGYQTGGTIHVIVNNQIGFTTMPEDARSSHYCTDVAKMIEAPVLHVNGDCPMEVVHATKLALEFRQTFGLDVILDIVCYRRHGHNETDEPGFTQPNMARSIAEHPSTATLFRLDLASAGVLDEAGSAALQRELEDELEQGITTLADRDKHADGGNPFEGSMAMPQAAYDYHPVKTGVELKDLKKVGERLLEVPEGFNLHPTIAKRFLAARKKALEAGEGIDWAYAESLAFGTLLTEGHGVRLSGQDVRRGTFSQRHSVFYDSQTRERHIPLNNLAAEQGRYCVYNSLLSEAAVLGFDYGYSLLTSNLLVCWEAQFGDFVNGAQVIIDQFIASAESKWQRPCHLTLLLPHGYEGQGPEHSSARLERFLQLCAGGNMQVCNFTTPAQYFHALRRQLKRSTRKPLVVMTPKSLLRHPKCVSKLSDMAEGTTFKEVLDDDQLLAPPERITRLILCSGKVYYDLLEFRAENKIKNAAIIRIEQLYPLNYEMLKEIVAKYPRAQKKWIWCQEEPRNMGAHYYIRPRLEELSNHKLRYAGRERSSSPAAGSKAIHTLEQENLVEAAFNA
- the accD gene encoding acetyl-CoA carboxylase, carboxyltransferase subunit beta, giving the protein MGFFKKRSVDDLGEKKRDMPEGLWTKCPSCNESLFEQALSKNLRVCTNCGYHFTIGSDERIASLVDEGSFVEMDKHLDSVNALGFKGYLDKVKAYQAKTGLTEAVVTGHATIEGIAVLVAIMDFRFLGASMGSVVGEKITRAIEAATAERKPVIVFSASGGARMHEGILSLMQMAKTSGALARHSEARLPYISVLTHPTTGGVTASFATLGDIIIAEPKCMIGFAGPRVVKETTHADLPPGFQTAEFMMQHGLVDMIVDRKDMRPTLAKVLRYLAGVKASA
- a CDS encoding ComF family protein, which codes for MPFPGPPAESRLQRMLQTAWAAVVDLVYPRLCSVCRIPLPQETPRSGAQAWFCRSCEESLPLVEPPYCKVCGEVYDGAFTNEFRCMNCSGRKLEFEFAVAACRAEEAMRELIHQFKYDRRLHLRGALATLMLRVLEEPRLARENLADWLLVPVPLHRSRELDREFNQSWELCQRLSQLTGIPAAKALVRVRATETQANLDRDERLRNLRGAFALPKPRPWQRPTDLQGRRILLVDDVFTTGATTSECARILRREGGVEKVVVITAARG
- the purT gene encoding formate-dependent phosphoribosylglycinamide formyltransferase, translating into MARIGTPLSSTATKVMLLGSGELGKEVVIELQRLGCEVIAVDRYANAPAMQVAHRSHIVSMLDGEALRRLVEVEKPNCIVPEIEAIATDTLLELEQEGYRVVPTARAAKLTMNREGIRRLAAEELGLKTSPYVFAATEEEFRAAIEKIGMPCVVKPIMSSSGKGQSVVKKKSDIAKAWKYAQEGGRAGKGKVIVEGFVEFDYEITMLTVRHVGGTSFCAPVGHTQIKGDYRESWQPHPMSKKALKAAEQMAGAITEALGGRGLFGVEMFIKGDHVIFSEVSPRPHDTGLVTLISQDLSEFALHVRAILGLPIPNIHQHGPSASCAVLVAGESSQVQFGKLDKVLAEPDTQIRLFGKPNVSGQRRMAVTLARAKTINEARAKAHRAAKAMQIRL